The genomic region AATCATTTAAATTTGAAGCTGCACATTATTTACCAAATGTTCCCGATGGTCATAAATGTAAAAGACTACATGGGCATTCGTTTAGAGTGGTAATTCATGCTTCCGGGGAAGTCGATGCGGATGTAGGCTGGGTTATTGATTTTGCCGATATTAAAAAAGCATTTGATCCCATACTTACG from candidate division KSB1 bacterium harbors:
- the queD gene encoding 6-carboxytetrahydropterin synthase QueD, giving the protein MIVFKSFKFEAAHYLPNVPDGHKCKRLHGHSFRVVIHASGEVDADVGWVIDFADIKKAFDPILTELDHHYLNEIPGLENPTSENIARYLWKRLSSNLPQLHQIDVHETCNAGCTYLGE